Genomic segment of Seriola aureovittata isolate HTS-2021-v1 ecotype China chromosome 1, ASM2101889v1, whole genome shotgun sequence:
ttaggaacacctggctaaaactaatgcagtctaatacaacagtcttttcatttgtgctgacagaaataacagaaacacctctctttACTAACAGCGCCACAAGCTACATCATCTAATGATCATACAGTGGAAGCAAGACCTCTACTGTttcaatgaaaactgaaaatcacaACTTCCATGAAAGATGATTTATTgtaggactgttgtattagactgcattacaTTTGACCaagctgttcctaataaactgcaaACTGATGTCAAAGTGTCTGTGATGACATTTGTTGTAGTAAAGTTTCATCTAATAGTGAACTGTAGTTAAACCTTACTGAGAGACAATAGTCTGCCATTGATGTGAAAGCAGATGAATTTCTTTGAAAAGAGATTTGAGCTTTCTCTTTCATTATGTAGACAACTGCATAACAACTCTATTACCACCGCTAACAGCGTCAGGTTCACTGCACGTCAATGCGTCTTCCTAATTTGTATAATTGCatgtttttattggattttttgCACCACTAATGTACAATATCAATTAAGGTGGGTCGTACATTATCACCTAATTTTGTGgccatgaaattttgtgttCACATGAAGAGCAGAGTAAGATGTATTTAATCACATTGCCTCAGACTAACTGACTGGTTAGTGTCTGGGTCTATAATAAAGGCTACAGAGTACAGAGTTGTATACACTCAGTTTTTAAAGTTGTACAccaaatattttgtgtttatatccAGCATgtggaaaaatgacaattaataGTACTCAATTGTAAGGGCACTCTGGGATATATTTCtggctttaaaataaaatgtaaaaactataAATCATTGCAAAATTTATGCAAAGAATCTAAAGTTTAAATCAATGTACATATATGTCACTCTAACCATATTCTCTTTTATATTCACTCATCACAGTCAACACTGAAGTTACAAGATACTAAAACTATTATTACTGCAGACAAATGGGATTTAACAGATTTTTTAGTTTACTAAATGCTGTTTCCTAACACTTCCTCTGTGAGAACAAGCCCAGAAATTCAgccttctccttttctccttttctcccgAGGCTGAACTTAAAGCTGgatctttcttatttttttaggAAGGACACCACAGTAGAGTCGACTGTTCGCCCTCCTATCTCACCAGTGCCTCAACGCCGGGATGGCTCCTATCATGGGTGATGTGATGCGCCTGTGCTGCGAAATTTCAGCTCACGATCAGATCAAGGTCGCAGTGAAAAACTCCACCAAAGGAGCGATGATGGCAGGAGGAACAGCCTTTGTGGGCGGGCTGCTGGGTGGACCTGCGGGGATCGCTGTCGGTAAGAGTCATAACTCAGATTTCTGGATTTGTGAGGTAGACTTCACAGCTGCCCCAAACGTAGCAGACTGCAcagaacaaaagaggaaaattgAGAGATGTGAGCGTCTTTGGCGTTTAGACCCCATCGTGAAGGAGTCGTATATGAAAAGGGGGTGAGGCTGTGTGAAGTATAGAAACCCTCTGACCTGAAGTCAGCTGATTACAAAAagtggggtgagagagggagagagaattgTGAGTGAATTTTATGCATAAAACATTTGAGCAGTCCCTAAGCACCAGTTACTTTTGTCATGTTAGTTGAGTAGGAATTAGTAGTAATTAATTCCTACTCAACTAACGTGACATGACGTAAACAGGTCAGTCATAATAAACTGCAGTGGCCATGTTCATGTTAATGTCTCACTGATCTTCAGAAGAGGAACAGGATATTTGAGGCTTTGCCTACTTGTTAGTGGCACCAGTTTAGTGTTGGTTTGAGTCTcttcatgggatttgttaaaaattaaaaagacatatAAATGGTTTATCAAATATCACTAGACTTCTCCTTCAGGACTCCTCatcagttgtgttttcagttgtcTTCGATGCACGTTTTCTTCATACTAACACATACTTACttacatttgatttattctgAACCTGTGACTGAcctctctccacctgtctgtgtgtttccaccAGGTGGAGCAGTGGGCGGTCTCTTGGGCAGCTGGATGACCAGCGGTCAGTTCAGGCCTCTGCCTCAGATCCTGATGGAGCTGCCACCCAACCAGCAGAAGAAGCTCTGCGACGACATTATGGCCGTCCTAGGCAACCTGAACTGGACGGACGCGGCCCAGCTCATCGCCCTCGTGATGGGGAACGCCActctccagcagcaggtcaCCGCTGCGCTGCTGAACTACATCTCTAAAGAACTCAGAGCAGAGGTCCGTTATCAAGACTGAGTCATGGATACAGACGGACTTTTCAGGATTTCAGATTAGGttttaaaaacaccaacacaatCCTTTTTGCACTCGGCTGGTACTCGGCAACTACAGTGATCATAGCAACTTGTCTGTGTAACTCAATAATGACTGGATAGAGAATATTTAGTATGACAGGTGGACTTCAACGTCagttttcctctctgccttttcaACCTCTGTATAATAATGTTTATTCTGGATTACAACATAATGTTCTCACTATACACTACTGTGCAAGAGTTTAGATTCTTCTCcatcacacactgcagcagggCAACgagcccaacacacacacagagtcatcaAGAACTTTCCTCTGTGAAAAGTCCTGCAACAGAGTCCTGATCCCAGCAgcatggagtcagtctgggatcacatgaagagacagaagacactgtgGCACATTCTCCAAGACACTTGGAGCAATCAGCTGACTGCCTTAaaaaactgttcacaagtgTACCGAGGAGAACTGGTGCAGTCACACCAGATATAGTTTTGATTTAGAATTTTTGTGTGAAGGTAATTGatcaataaaaactattcatggctttattttttttatttttttaaagaatccTCACTTTATTTTTAGTACTTCAAACCTTTGCACAGCATTTTACCTGCTTAggaatttcaaattaaaaaaaaacaaaacatttgatgattgtgatgattttgattattttcttattgaCAGTTCTCGGGATTGTAAAGACACATGTTGAAAAGTAAACACAAGCAAGAACTGGAGCAACGATGTAACTTTTCACTACTTCTGTACAAAATGGTAAATTCTATTTTTCTTATGTAACAATCTAAAGCTCAAAAGTCCAACTACAGACTCTCTGAAGCTTTGATTTGGTGGGATCTCCAAACAGCTCCTCTGGAGTCtagacgctgctgctgctggtggtggagtCGAACCAGCAGGTGGTTGATGGAAACCTTTGGACATCATGGAGGTTTTGATGGTGATGGGGAGGAGGCGGGTCGAGCAATAGTAGGTCTGAGAGACAGACCAGAAGAATTGCAATGATATTTAAAGAACAACATCCAGGAAGATCCCGTCATGATTGTGTTATTTTGCAGGTCTATGTACCCCGAGTACACAGGAAGCGAGTGTAGCTTTAACTGTTTATACAGGTTCTAACTGAAGACAACCTGTTCCAGTATAAAACACTATGGCATGAAGGAAGTGGAATTTGAACTATTTAATGATTCAACAATGagtattttgtatttgactACTTTATCTGCTGCTACATTTAGTCTTTGACATCATTGAGGTCAAATCTTGATGAAATCCTATTAGATAATTGTTGATTGTTGATAGTAAAAATAGGTGGTACCAAAGTGTCAATTTAAG
This window contains:
- the LOC130167518 gene encoding protein C19orf12 homolog, with the protein product MAPIMGDVMRLCCEISAHDQIKVAVKNSTKGAMMAGGTAFVGGLLGGPAGIAVGGAVGGLLGSWMTSGQFRPLPQILMELPPNQQKKLCDDIMAVLGNLNWTDAAQLIALVMGNATLQQQVTAALLNYISKELRAEVRYQD